The following proteins come from a genomic window of Maniola hyperantus chromosome 8, iAphHyp1.2, whole genome shotgun sequence:
- the LOC117984455 gene encoding juvenile hormone esterase-like yields the protein MYVTVVLLILGKIIWHDVAAVTVRVEQGLLEGEQKWTITNDTLFYIFKGIPYAAPPTGRRRFKEPQPARSWKGIRKATEHGSVCPQFDFLFTNMYIPGSEDCLFLNVYTPRLPPCSLLPVMFFIHGGGYVTGSGNDDYYGPDFLINHNVVVVTINYRLDNLGLLCLDTADVPGNAAMKDQVAALRWVQRNIKNFGGDPNKVTLIGQSVGSASVALHALSPMSKGLFRRAIGTSGVPINDFMTAFEQRRRAFELGKKLGFQTTSTSALLKFLRTVPVRSLVNTNSSIIAAEDYIQILTKGYYIVPVVETDFGQERFLTETALTLIEKGRHEVDMLLGYTSNEGLIAVPFLENSSIIANYRRFPEVLVPRDIFYQTTPTRHLHLADVIRRHFTGSSLSSLNTIPIFVSYETDLFIYPIIRYARRLSNRENGDIYLFEFSSVSERNVLSQPGRRYGLKGVSHIEDLFYVFNPNALNLPVNKSATSYKMIQQICTLYTNFAIFGNPTPDASLGVVWPTYDLRSAIYLDVGKDLTLRTNPRASMMDFWESVYKLTDIRF from the exons ATGTATGTGACCGTAGTCTTATTAATTCTTGGaaaaataatatgg CATGACGTAGCCGCTGTGACTGTGCGGGTGGAGCAAGGGCTTTTGGAAGGGGAACAAAAATGGACAATAACAAATGATACATTATTCTACATTTTTAAAGGCATACCATACGCAGCACCGCCTACTGGCAGAAGAAGGTTCAAG gAACCTCAACCTGCGCGTTCATGGAAAGGAATACGAAAAGCAACTGAACATGGGAGTGTTTGTCCCCAATTCGACTTCTTATTCACAAATATGTACATACCTGGAAGCGAAGATTGCCTTTTTTTAAACGTTTACACACCAAGATTGCCACCGTGCTCTCTTTTACCGGTTATGTTCTTTATTCATGGAGGTGGTTATGTAACCGGATCTGGTAATGATGATTATTATGGACCCGATTTTCTAATTAATCATAATGTGGTGGTAGTTACGATTAATTACAGACTTGACAATCTCGGATTACTGTGCTTAGATACTGCAGATGTACCAGGAAATGCAGCAATGAAAGATCAAGTAGCTGCGTTAAGATGGGttcaaagaaatataaaaaactttggTGGAGATCCGAACAAGGTAACCCTTATTGGACAAAGCGTTGGTTCAGCTTCTGTGGCTTTACACGCACTGTCACCGATGTCGAAAGGGTTGTTTCGTAGAGCTATAGGAACGAGTGGAGTGCCAATAAACGATTTTATGACAGCATTTGAACAAAGACGAAGAGCCTTTGAACTTGGTAAAAAGCTAGGCTTCCAGACTACATCAACTTCAGCGCTCTTAAAATTTCTCCGGACTGTGCCTGTTCGGTCACTCGTTAACACGAACTCTTCTATTATAGCAGCGGAAGATTATAttcagattttgacgaaaggatATTATATTGTGCCCGTCGTTGAAACAGATTTTGGTCAAGAGAGATTTTTAACAGAAACTGCACTTACTTTGATTGAGAAAGGACGACATGAGGTCGACATGTTACTAGGATACACTTCAAATGAAGGATTAATTGCTGTACCCTTTCTTGAAAACTCGAGCATCATCGCAAATTATCGCAGATTTCCAGAAGTTTTAGTGCCGAgagatattttttatcaaacaaCACCTACGCGCCACTTGCATCTGGCAGATGTTATCAGACGACACTTCACGGGGTCATCGTTAAGCTCTTTAAACACGATACCAATTTTCGTGAGCTATGAAACTGATCTTTTTATCTATCCCATAATTAGATACGCAAGGCGTTTATCTAATCGCGAAAACGGTGATATATatttgtttgaattttcaaGTGTATCTGAACGCAATGTTCTGAGCCAACCAGGCAGAAGATATGGATTAAAAGGAGTTTCACACATTGAAGATCTCTTTTATGTGTTTAACCCAAATGCATTGAATCTCCCGGTCAATAAGAGCGCCACTTCCTATAAAATGATTCAACAGATCTGCACCTTGTATACTAACTTCGCAATATTTGG TAATCCCACGCCCGACGCGTCGCTCGGTGTAGTCTGGCCCACGTATGATCTGAGATCCGCTATATACTTGGACGTTGGAAAGGATCTAACACTCCGCACGAACCCAAGAGCATCTATGATGGATTTCTGGGAAAGCGTTTATAAACTAACCGACATACGATTTTAG